The region GCTGCACTGCCTTGGTAAGGTTGTACCTGTGTCGAGTTGCTGAGCTGCGAGGTATTTTGATTTTGGTGTGGCGGGAATCGGATGTGACGCAACTGCATACTATTTGGAGCGCTCGTGTTGGTAGAGTTCCATTGGCCACCAGAGGTCGTGCTTAGATATAGTCTGCATCCAGTCGAGGTGATTGCCATCAACGACATATTGTCCGCTTCTGTGCTTGTGATGGGCGTCAGGCTAACAACTCGCATGTTGCTCAGAGCGGCGGCTGAGCGTACAATATGGCCACACATTGTCTCGATTTGGTCTCGTGTGCGGGTAAGGGCGCTCTCGAGAATGTTGGAATCTCGCATGTAGTAGACTTTGATAGTGCCATTGGTCGAAAGCGTATAGAGAACTTTCCGGGTGTCGTCAATAACCATGTCCTGTATGCCATCTACTTTCGCGGGCCCGTAGAATGGGAGTGAGGGTAAGCCAATGGATGGCGTGACGTGATTCGTCTTGCTGCACTTGCTGGAGAACCACTTGTCCTCCTGCTGGTAGTTCAGCTCGTATACGTCTTCTGTATGGCCGTCGCCAAAGAAGATGCGCCCTGTTGCTGCCGAGCCGGCAATGGCGGTCACGTTGATCTTCCTAACCGACGTCGACAGCCCCGTCCGGTACATTGTGATGCCATGCACACCCTCAGGCCCCCGTTGGCATTCGATGGCGATGAGGAAAATGTCTGACACGGTCGCGACAACGAGGAGGTATTCGATGCTTGGGACGAAGACACCGGCCCGCGGCTTGACCAGCTTCACGCACGTAATATTACTGGGCTGCTCTTCGAAACCGACTAGCTCGGGGTTCGGGTGCGTGTAGTCCCAAAGGTAGACCTGGTTGTCCACGACCACCCAGGCGTGGTTGATCTCGGCGAACAGGCCCATGCTCGTCGACATTTGCGTATGGTCGACCTGCTCAAACACGGCCTCTGGGAGCTTGTAGGAGCGCAATTTCTGAAAGGGCATCCATGCTGGACTTTGCGGTATCTCGTATTCACCAGTGACGCCCTCTATGCTGTGTTAGCCCTCCAACCACTATCCTAGTGTTTCCTAGCTACTCACGTCCTATGTACGCCTCCAGTGCTGGGAACCGATTGTCCCTGTCCAGCATGCTGTTTATGGTCCGCGATGCGCGATCGATGGGGCTTTCTGCTGGCGGTGCAGGCAGCgcttgctgctgctgctgctgctgaggTTGCGACATTGACCCTGTTCGTGTGAATCCAGGCCGGTTCGGTGCTGGAGTATTAACAAAGGCGCCGGGAGTAGGGCGCTGAGGCGTCGCGGGCGCCATCTGAAAAGCCATGATGGATTGGCTTTGGAGTTCCAAGGTTGGCGTGTTGCGCGCAGAGACAACAAGAGCTAGGTTGGTGACGCGCCGCGGAAACACGTGCACATTAGCGCGCAGACAGACCCAGGAACAGTGGGAGAAGAAAGGCGCGCAGTAGACGATGTACAGGAAAACGTGCCCCAGCGGAATTGCGACTCGAAAAAAAGGATGGTCCCGACTGAAGCTCCAGATGCGCAAGTACAAAAGTGATGGACGAACCAGGAAATTTCTTGGCGGCAAGTGGTAGCTAGCTTCGGATTTGGTGCGTGCGTTGTTATGTCATACAGACTTTTGAATTGGCCTTTGCTACACTTCTGAGGATTAATTGCTATTTGCAATTGACCCGTATCGAACCAATCGTCGTTCCTTTCGTTTTAGCCTGCTCCCGTCGCACCAAACTCACTCGCATTGTGCCAGAAGTTTTCATCCGACCTCACGCCTGCATTGCGTccgcacacacacacacacacacattCACCATGTCACTCTTTCGTTCAACAATGCTACGCAGGCAGCTGCTCACCTcacgctctgtatgccttCGCTATTCCTCCACTTCGACCCCAGAAAACGTTGTGCTCCCTCGCCTACAGGCCGACTTGAAGAATGCCATGCGGTCCAAGAACAAACCTGCACTCAACACGATCCGCGCAATACAAGCTGAGATCATCAACGCCTCCAAGACAGCCAAGCCCATCACCACAGACAGCGCCCTCTACTCTCTCATTCAAAAGCAAATCAAGTCCTCCTCAGCATCGATTGAGGAGTTCCGAAATGCCAAGAGAGAGGACCTGGTGGAGAAGGAGCAAGCACAGCTAGATGTGCTGCAGGGGTACTCCGGGGAGATACCGACTGTTGGCGAGAGTGAAATTGACGAGCTGGTGAAGAGCGCTCTTGAAGGCCTAGAGGAAGGCAAAAGGAGCGCTGGACATGTCATGGGCAGGGTCATGAGCAGTATCAAGGGCCGAGCCGTAGACTCCGAATATGTGTCCAAGAAGATACAAGAGGTTGTTGGAGCCAAGTGAGGCGTGTCTGAGACTGTATGAATACTGTACATATCATTACGTAGATTACAAACTCTCCCTTTTACCAAGTGAGACACGGAGCGGATATGCCCCAACAGAAACATCCAACTCAACGTGTTGGCGTCTGTTGGACGGTGTTGGAATTTTGCCTAGAGGTAGCCCAAGGCGGGACCCCGTTCGCCAGATATGCACCCACGACGCGCACTGGTGTTGTGTGGCTGTGTGGCTGCAGGAACATTCTAGCCGGAGGGCGCCGTCAAGCTTGCTTAGTAAATGACGTCATTCGCATCTCAGAACAGCCGGGTGGGCACACCTCGCAGTCACGGTGAAATTCTAGTAGGGATAGCCTTGTATGCAGCAACGCCTTGGGTAACAAGATGCAAATGTCGTTCGTCTCTAGATTGGCGAAGACAGTGTAGTAGAAGGACTAAAAAGACGCTGAAAACGCCCAACATGAACGCCCAACACGCCGCTCACATGAAACGTAGGCAAGGCTTGTCGGTAACAAATGTGGATTGAACATCAGGGGTCTCCACACATGACCGAGATTGATTGACGCCAGGCCTCGACGTGCAGGGAGGACACACCTATGACATAGCCCATCGCGAATCCTGCATATGCTTCGGGCAAAGTTGGTTACGCATACCACCAAATCCCCGAAACGTGCGCGCCCAAGTCTTTATATTCCTGCAAATCCACTTGTTGTGCTGGATTTAATCTGCTGCAACAAAATCGCCGGCCTTTTAGTCTCACTCAACCCGTTGTTGACATAGCTTGGACAGATAGCTGGTGCCCCGCATCATACCACATACATCATCACGCAGTCAGTGCGACCCGCACGGGACCGTTCAGCATGTCGGCCTATCGCTCCTCGACCGGCAACTTGGACCGCTTTGAAGAGCCGCCTcgcggtggtggtggtggtggtgaacGATGGGATCGTGACAGATTTGAGCGCATGAGGAGAGGCGGagggggtggtggtggtggaaGTGGAGGCGGCAGCGTCGTCTCTGGTCATGGCCGTGGTCGTGACGACTATGAACACTTCCGCTTCCAAGAGCACGACCGCTTCCCTGGGGGCCATCGCGATGTCGATATCCATGAAGACCGCTCCCGCCGAGGTCCTCCAGTGATGGAACGAGAACGAGAGCGAGAACGATTTCATGAGGACGAGCGCTTTGGACAACCCCCCCGTCGTGCCCCTACCGAGCTTTTCCATGAGCCCAGTTCATCCGAAATCGCAAATCAAGCCCTTGCTCCCTATCGCCGTAGATCTGTAATCGACAAAGATATCGATATTGACATCGACATCAACGAGCGCCGACGCACCCCTCGTCCGCCCAAACCAGCACGGCCACAGTACATTCGACGACAATCGTCCCTCGACACCTTTGACCGCCGACCTATGCCACGATATGGCGATGTTGAGAGGATTGAGCGATACGAAACCCACGAGTACCGACCACCGGCCAATGTCCCCATCCCACTTCCCATCCGCGAGCGCCGCCGATCGCCCCGTCATCACTTCGACGAGGAAGACGACTTTGAGGAGATCACATACGACGACCGTGGTGGTAGACGCCGGGAACGAGAAGACTACCGCGAAGTCGAAGTTCACCGAGAGAAGAGCAGAGTACGAAGGAGCAAGAGCGTAGCAGCAAAGTCAACTCGCAGCTCCTCCATGTCTAGTTTCGAAGAGATTCAGCCTTCTCGCGCAACCTGGGGCAAGAAGGGCAAGACGAGACTCCCAAAGCGCCTGGTGAAGAAGCAAGCTGTCATCGATCTCGGCTACCCGTTCGAGGAAGAGGTATGTCATCCATTATCGATGTTGAAACGTTATTGACTGTAATAGGACGACTTCATCATTGTTACACGAGCGCTCGAGAAGGAACACATCGACGAGGTCATTAAGGTTAGCGAGAACTACAAAGAAGGTACGTAATTTCCTATCCTCTTACTGTATCCTCTAACGATTTGCAGAGAAAATCACATACGTCTACGAGGAAAAGGTTGAAGATGCCCCGCCGCGACCACCCTCTGTTCATTCCGccgcaccaccaccacctcaGGAATACTAccctccaccacctcctTCAGTAATGCACGCGCCGCCTCCGCCTCCACCCATGCAATACGCTCAACCTCCCCCCACGGTAGTATACGCCCAACCACCGCCATCCCACCACGCCCCAACAGTCTACGCACACTCTGAGCGCGCCCCATCCCCTTCCGTCCACGAGCACGAGCGCTACGTTGAAATCGACCGCTCAGCCGCCATCCACGGCCCAGCGACCTCATTCCTGCCCGAGCACCGTTCCCTTGTCATCCGCAAGGACGATCGCCGCTCTGAGCGTGACATCCGCGAGGAGATCCGATCACTGGAGGAAGAGCGCCGCATGCTCAAGTATGAGCGCGAAGGCGACCGCGAGTATGAATTCATCGAGCGTGCGCCCAAGAAGGAGATTATGCGCGTTGACAGAGACCGAAAGGGTAGGTTAGCCCTTGTTCGCTCGGCCCATTAGAAAACGAACGAAATGTTGATTTTCCGGTGGATATAGTTGTACGAAAGGACCGACCCAACCCGAAGATTGTGGCCTTGGCTATGGGGGCGCTTTCATGAATCGGTATGCACCGTTGCTGGCTCGACTTGGTATTTTTTGGATTCGGTTAGAGGGGCTGAAAGAAGAGTTTCTTGATCAGGGTCGTTTCTTTCTTTCTGATAAAGTCTTTGTTTTTGGAAAATGGCTTGTTTCTTTCGGCGCGGATATACAGGATATCTTACGATGTTTATGATGATTTTTGGATGAACACATGATTACCATGTACGATAATTTGCAGTAATGAAGTTATGAACCAGATTTACGAATCCATCTTCATCCCACTTGATATTCGCTGTTGACCCCTTAGATATTCTTCTTTGAAACCGGCTCCAAGCGATACTGCTTCGCAATCAAGCGATCCAACCTTGCATAGCAATCCAGCGTCATAAACACACCTATTCAAAACTTAGCCCACCCGTTCTCTCTCCCTCCCCACCCAGCACAGCACTTACCAAGCGCAAGATACCCCCCATACATGCCGCCCAAACCCCCTAAACCCCTCTGCACCGCCGTCAATTCCCCCCACCCCAACATCTCACTCATACACACCACCGTCGTCAACGTCGTCTCCATGCCAAACACCAACAACGCAAGCGGCACCCTCGGATCCTCTCTCACCAACGCCGGTATCGCCCACAGCGTAAGCGGCAGGTGGAACAAAAGCTCAAGCCAGGTGAAAACCGGGAACCAGACTGGTGGGGAACCGGAGAAGAATCGGTCGCCGTAGGTGGTGGTGTACCAGGTGCGCAGGGCTAGGAGGGGCGTGGGGAGGACGGAAGATGGGTACAGTGGGGTTAGGTCGAAGCAGAGCATTATGGGGAGGTGAatgacgaagaagatggagTACAGGGTGTCTAATTTGCGGTGGAGGAGGGGGGTTGGCATGGTGGCGGTGGGCGAGGCGGATGCTGTTGTGGTGGTAGGGTTTTGAAGATGGTCCTGGGATGTTGTGGTGTCGTTGGTATTGCGTTTTTTTGCGGATGGACCGGGTGTTGTCGTGTTGTTGTCGTGTCAGCGGAGACGCGTGAGACGGGTCGGGGGTGGGGCGGCACCTTTTCCCCGAGCTTCGCAAGTGCAAGTGTTTGTGTGTGCCCACATGCTACTGTTGTTGGAGACTGGGGTATTTACGGGAAGATGCGATAGTTGTTCTCGCCATATTGTGGTAGTTGTGCGTTGATTCCTGTTTGGGGTCAGGGTCCAAACGATTGACCTCAACGTATGATCGTCATCTTTCGCTCTATGAGAGGCTTAGTCCTCGGGCGAAGTGGTGGCTTGTACGAGTTATAATCACAGTCATCTCCCGTTGTCGCAGGTCGCGCTCATCTCTCCATCGCCGGTCATACCACCGACTCCATTAGGCGGCTTTTAGCCATGCGCGAGTAATCTCACGTCCCATATCCTTAGACAATGATGCTCAGGCTTTTTTACTGCTAGATTCTGAATGGCACGAATCTGCCGTCATCCAAGCGATAATTGGTGATGCCGACTCACCCGGTCGAGCTCGTCTTCGCCTCCATCACCATTACTACTACACTCCATCACATCTGACCACTCTAATCTCAGGCCAACCAGCAATTCAGCCTAAACAACCATCTCACCGACCTTGGCGCGCGGACATTAACAAGCCCCAACGACATCAGCGACACATGCATCTCTGGTGCCAAGAATGGCGGAGCGGCTACCAAGGCTCCACATCCAACTCCTGCCCAATTAGTGGCGCTCAAGACTCCGCTTGGCGAGCTCAAGCCGCGTCCTAATGCTATGCCCAGGAGTTGGTTTCCGTACTTGGTAATTGCTTGTCAGGGTAAAGAGCTGGGCCGGGTGTGAGCAAGCGATGGTTCCGGAAGCCCTTTTTCCCCACAATCAGCGGTCCGAGCACTGGGGTGTTGGATGATTGCGGCACAGTGGCTTATGGGACGCTTATACATAAGAATGGCGTTG is a window of Pyrenophora tritici-repentis strain M4 chromosome 2, whole genome shotgun sequence DNA encoding:
- a CDS encoding YqeY domain containing protein, whose amino-acid sequence is MLRRQLLTSRSVCLRYSSTSTPENVVLPRLQADLKNAMRSKNKPALNTIRAIQAEIINASKTAKPITTDSALYSLIQKQIKSSSASIEEFRNAKREDLVEKEQAQLDVLQGYSGEIPTVGESEIDELVKSALEGLEEGKRSAGHVMGRVMSSIKGRAVDSEYVSKKIQEVVGAK
- a CDS encoding Periplasmic protein TonB, with translation MPRYGDVERIERYETHEYRPPANVPIPLPIRERRRSPRHHFDEEDDFEEITYDDRGGRRREREDYREVEVHREKSRVRRSKSVAAKSTRSSSMSSFEEIQPSRATWGKKGKTRLPKRLVKKQAVIDLGYPFEEEDDFIIVTRALEKEHIDEVIKVSENYKEEKITYVYEEKVEDAPPRPPSVHSAAPPPPQEYYPPPPPSVMHAPPPPPPMQYAQPPPTVVYAQPPPSHHAPTVYAHSERAPSPSVHEHERYVEIDRSAAIHGPATSFLPEHRSLVIRKDDRRSERDIREEIRSLEEERRMLKYEREGDREYEFIERAPKKEIMRVDRDRKGRLALVRSAH